A window of Dysidea avara chromosome 1, odDysAvar1.4, whole genome shotgun sequence genomic DNA:
CCGTTAGAAGCAATAGTTTGTTGGAACTCTTAAATTTGTATAGCAATAATCTTTGTGATAATGGAATGATCACAATTGCTCAATCACTGGCTAGTTTGTCATCATTGAAACGTCTTTATGTTGGTGATAACAAAATTACTGACAAAGCAGCAGATTCAATAGCATCTGTAATACTTTCTAATAACAAGCTAGAAACATTGTATCTCAATGAAAACTTTCTTGGCATAGGTGCCATTGCAATAGCAAATTCTTTAAAGCAGATTTCAAGTCTAAAGATTCTTAATCTTAATAGTAATCAAATATCTGAATCTGCTGCTGAAGATTTAGCTGGTGCTCTCTTAAGCAATAAGTCATTACAACTTGTAGCATTAAGTGATAATCATTTGACAACTAAAGGAATTGAAACAATTTCACTAGTACTCAGCAATTTATTAGagttgtacatacagtatcaataataattattttactgagGAAGCAAGTGAAGCTATTTCATCAGTAATTTTAAATAACACTAATTTAAAATGCATTTATGTTAGTGGAAACAATCTTCAAACTGGTGTGATAAAGATTGCAAATGCTCTAAATTTTATAACGATTAAAGAACTGAACTTGAAACATAGTAATATTTCTGAGAACGTTGCTTCAAGCTTAGCCCTTGCTTTGTCCAATCAGTTTTATTTGGAAGAATTTGCCTTCCAAGGCAACAATTTGGGTATAAATGGAATCATAACTGTTGTAAAATCATTGGGCACCATAAGCAGATTAACACTAATCAACCTTGACAACACTTCTCTCACTGAAGAAGCTGCTGATGCCATTGCACTGGCAATATCAAATAATCATGGATTAGAGCAACTATACCTTAGCAACAGCAGACTGCGTACTGGAGGAATCAAAATAGCAAGAGCTTTAAAGGGTTTATCAAAGCTAAAATTATTGGATTTTAATGATAGTTGCATGACTGCAGATGTGGCAAACGAATTTGCTTCCGTTATTACAAGTAATTCCTTTCTAGAAGATCTGAGATTAAAAAGTAACAACTTAACAACAAGAGGTATAATAACAATTGCAAAGTCACTGAGTTCCATATCAACATTGAAAGTGCTTAATATTCGAGACAATCAGGTCACAGAGGAAGCCGCAGATGCTCTATCATTGGCTATATCTAATAACACTGAGATTGAACATCTATGGCTTAGTAATAACAACCTTCAGGCTGGAGTACTAAAAGTTGTAAATGCACTGGAGGCATTGCCGAAACTAAAAGCATTAGATATCGATAATAATCACATACCAGAAGGCATGTATGATGTGCTAGCAACTTTTTTGCAGCGTAGTAATATAATTAGAACTTTACAGACTTTGTActtggacagtggtgatttaCGTCTGTCTGGAGTAAAAATTGCAGAATCTTTGCTCCATTTAACTGGTTTGAGGATATTAGATTTAAGTGGTGTTAACATGACAGGAGAAATGGCCGATAAATTAGCAGTTGCTATACCCAATATGAATTTGCTGCAACAGCTATGGTTAAATAACAATAACTTGGGGACTGATAAAGTGATAACAATTTCTCAGTCACTGAGTAAGttaacaacaataatacagCTTAGTCTTACACGTAATCAGATTACAGAAGAAGCAGCAGATGCCATAGTATCAGCAATATGCACTAATGATAGACTGGAAAAGTTGTATCTTAGTGATAATGATCTTCGAGCAGGTGTACTGACAATTGTGAATTCTCTCAAAAATGTTTTAACTTTAAAGGTGTTGTACTTGGACAATAACAGCATACCAGATTCGGTGTTTGTAGAATTGGCAAAAGATTTAGCCAACATGCATTTAGAAATATTAGATTTGTCATTTAACTGTTTGCAATTGTCTGGAAAGTTTGTTTTGCAGGCTTTGAGTAACGTTCACACTCTTACCTATCTCAATTTAAACAACTGCTTTATGACAAGTGAGTGTGTTAATGATTTATCAGCTGCTGTTATGAACAACATTGCATTAAATTCTCTGTATTTAAGAACCAACCAGTTGACAACAAATGGGGTAATATCTATATGCCAGTCTTTAAATTGTTTATATACACTGAAAAATTTGAACATCAGTAGTAAGAGAGTTGATGCAGGTGCTGCAGAAGCCATAGCAACAATGGTAATGAgcaataaaaatattaatttattgAATCTTAGTGGCTGCAAACTCCATAGTAAAACTGACAAAATATTTAGAGTTCTTCAAACTGTGTCATCAGTTACTACATTGCACCTTTGCTATATGGACATGACTGATGATGTTGTAACTGACTTAGTGATAGCAATTGGCAATAACCCTCTCCTTAGAGAACTGACCTTGTGTGGTAACCTGGTATCAAACAGTTTGATTAAAATAACACAAGCTTGTAAAAAGAGTCTTAAATATTTTAGTGCACTTGATCTACAATGGAATTGTGTTGACCCTTCTGCAATTACAGAATTAGCACAAGTAATTGGTACTATCAACACTCTTGAAGTACTCTTTATGGGTGGTTTAACTCTAAATTCCGATGAAAAATATATTGATaactcagttttgcatttagaAAAAATCAACTGTGATTTTAACACTTTAAATATCACTTCGGTTGTGAAATATCAAATACAAGAGATTTTACACTATGAGCTTCAAAGGCACAAAATATCTAGCAATATTAAAAGCAACTATGATTCTAATTATTCATCATTTAATTACACTGATGTGGTAGTTGTCAGTGAACTTTTTGATTTATGCTTAACAAATGAATCAGATGTTCTTGCAAGCTTCCAAAAACCTAAGCAAAAGTTGTTACAGATTGATGCAGCTACAATTGTGTACTTACTTCCAATCATTTCAAATCTGAGAGTTGTTGATTTGGAAAAAAGTAACATAGATGAAGTTGCTGCATTTGAATTGGCTGCTCTTCTAGGATGCAACAGCGTTCTTGAGCAGCTATGGCTTGGAAGTAATCAACTAAGCACTGCTGGTGCCATCTTTATTTTGAACTCACTAGTGAATTTGTCAACACTAAAAGCACTTGATCTAAGTTTTAATAATATAGGCTGTCAATCAGCTGACAGTGTAGCAGCTGTTATTCAGTGTAATCCAATGTTACAATACCTGGGCCTGGATGGTAATGACTTAATGGATACAGGAGTCACAATTATTTGTAATGCATTGAAGTGTATCACAAAGTTGAGAGTATTAAGTTTCAGTAGCAATGGAATTACTGATGATGCAGCAGAAGCAATTACTATTGTTATTTCTAGTAATAATTGTTTGGAGGATTTGTCACTTGGCAATAATAAGTTGAACTGTGAAGGAATTTGTAAAATTGTTCATTCTCTTAAGAACCTATGCCGACTAAGAAAACTTGATTTGTATCACAACAAAGGTACCCCACAGGTTGGATATGAATTGGCGATCACTCTATCCAATTGTTACACTCTTCAAGAACTATATCTAAGTGACAACAAGTTTGAAAGTGAAGGAGCAATGAAGATATTTGAATCATTAAAACACAAATCCAAACTACAGGTGTTAACACttagtaataataacattactgATGAAGCAATTGATGAATTGTGTTTAGTATTAGCACAAAATCCTAGACTGCAAGTTCTGTTACTTGGTGGAAACAAGTTACAAATAGATGGAGTAGTAAAAATTGCACaagttgtgaaacgtgtgaactCAATTATGCGTCTGTTGGCTTTGTGTGAAAATAATGTCAGTGAGCAAGGaaaagaagaaattaaaatgacatTTACAGAAAACACACTTATCCATGTTTATACGTAGTACTGCTGTCTGAGTAGTTCAAGTGTAGCTATGCTGATATCAGCCATACAATATTACattttacataatatacatgttgttatttatgtacagtacattacacaCAAAGTATTACACAGATTtaagtatatataattattatatataccacagtacgtacatatACATTGAGTAATATAGTAATCAATAAGCTATATGCGttgtgtacagtgaaacctcagttatccgaaccccttgggaccaggggtggtccataagtctcagtgtaaagtccgtatctctgaaactgtgtataaataaccttaaaatagtataaagaaaaaattttaaaatatagtATTTCAACTACTGCAATAGatcagtcactactctaattagagcagtcatttccatagttagGTTAACCAgataactgagattccactgtatattaTGTCAGTGCTAATTTTACACTGTTTATTAGCTACATATAATTGTGATTTCAGTGTTATTGTGCTTCTAATGTTCCACCTTTAAGCTAGCTAATGTTCCATATGCAAACTACTTAGCTAAGATTTCATGTGAATGCTAGCTGATGTTCTACCCACAAACAAATTCTCTGCCCACAATAAAAAAGGGCCACAAAGTAGCCATTGCTTAAGCTGAAAATGAgcttattttccacctgcaagcCAGCTCTGAAAACTAGCTTATAATGTTTTGTCTGAACAATAGATGATAATtgtttcagctacaagctagctAATATTCCACCTACAAACTATAGTTGTTTCAACTGCATAATAGTAAACATTCTGTCTGCTGTTCCACTTACAAACTAACCACCTGCATGCTTCCACCAGCAAACTAATTCTTGTTCCAGCAGCataattattagccaatatatgTTTTAGTTGACAACTAGCTAATTATTTCACATGTAAATTAGCTAGTATTCCACCTGCACATTTAGTGGTTATGTTTGAACTGTACATTAGATTATATTCCTGCTGTAAGATAGCTAATATTCTACCTGATAACTAGCTAATGGTCAAGTTGTAACCTACAGTAAATATTCCACCTGCAAACTACATAGCTAATGATCCACCTGCTTACCAGTTTGTGTTCCATCTGCAAACTAACTaagtaataattatagtatCCCACCTAATTTTCCTGCTACACACTAACTTATATTCCACCTACAAACTTGTTGATgtctcagctacaaactagtcagcAATACACACCTGCATACTAGCTGATGTTGAACCTGCAAAACAGCTAATACTCCACCTATATCCTAGCTCATACGTATCACTGCTACACTAGTACTGTCTAATTAAATATAtgtttgtgaccaggcctgcaaaaatagggcatgtgggcacaaactacacccagttactctacaggttatatcttggtattgtaatagaacatttgcattctgtaacttgcatcataatgccAATTAAAGTGCTtattaagagctgaaaattgcattgccatagcctAATGGTACAATAAAGTTATGTacaatgaaagtttgaaaaagtaggcaaaaatcatgtgcccacgtgccctattatcacaggcccagtcacatttagatGTCATACAAACAGTGAATTTATACTGCTGCTTTTAGCTGGCTGCTGCTGGCTACTACGTACTGTGCTGTTGACTTGAGCTTCTGCTGCTTGTGGCTAACTGCTGCTACTGTTGTTCCTTGTAACAATTATTGGTGTGCTTGTACCTTGCTATTGCTTGTTGCAAATTGCTGCTCTTTCTTACAGCTGACTGCTTTTGATTACAGCTGAATACCTTTATTTgacgggtcattccataccaaataaacaaaaaaaatcccaaccctttggattttcatgaaatttggcatagccATGGACTCTTTTTCTCAAATgaaaatttggcccattctattgatctccctttaaggtatgaccactccaagtttattacaaaatactacactgatttaataaaatggccataacctTTTCAGTGATTGTCACAAAATctttctgtttagatttttggaatgtttattaaattctctttcaggtgatatataattcagtataattactcaaaggaaaaggtcaaaccacaaaaagtgaCTTTCCTTTGATCGTATTTTTTCAAAAAaggatatttcaattactttcatttttGACAAACATTCTTCTAATACCCTTCTTTCACGACAGTAAAtgtgaagttgggatggcaagtagatcatgagttgtggctacatatgtaattttacatgctaccgggggtataagtatgaacactattataacaatacaaacttttaaatcaAATTATAGATTATAGTGtggaatctcatcagaatgTGCACGTGGCCAagttgcaatacacatacagttggaggcatagtatagaaatatcataaggtgattaaacagaAGTGTCAATACTCACCATTGCTGAAGCCACACCAATATTCCCTATTGTTATGTATATCGATGCAGTTATGATAATAATATGATTTTGGTGCAAACACCATCaggagtccataatagagattttatgaactcctgatgccATACAGTGGGAGGGTTTGATAGCAAATTATCTTATGGTACTGTAAGTTTTGTAAGAGAAAGGTTAGACAGAATTGTGGAAACTTCACAATAGGTCTCTATTAAAATTGGAGAGTTTTGATTCGGTACAGTGACTGTATAGAAAGACCACCGTATATGGGCCAACTATAAATTCTCCAAATGAAATATATACCTATACACTAATCCACCTGTcaaaagcagccacctgcctgaAGGTGACCGGCCCAAAGTTTTAACTGGCTTAGATAGGTTCCAATGTAAATCATTCCTTAATCACCAAATTCTCCACCAAATATTTCCTCCGCCAAACTTTCTGATATCATGTAGTGTCTGTTGACATGTACAGATGTCCTACAGAATAGCAGAAAAGTTTAGCTGAAGAATTGGCTAATTTGGTGAATAAGGAATGATTTACCCTCCAACTTCATAATGTTAATTTGAAGTTTCCAGAATTTTGTCAAACCTTTCATAAGATAATTTGCTACTAAACTCTCCCACTATATggcatcaagagttcataaaatctTTATTATGGACTCCTGATAGTGTTTGCACACAAACATGTTGTTATCGTAACTGCATCGATATGCATAACAATAGGGGATATTGGTGTGGCTCCAGAAATGGAGAGTATTGACACTtctgtttaatcaccttatgatacttctatactatgcctccaactgtatgtgtattgcaactTGGTCACGTTCTAATGAGATACCATATAccctaatttaatttaaaagtttgtattgttatagtagtgtcCATACTTACATGTATACCCCCGgtagcatgtaaaattacatatgtagccacaactcatgatctacttgccatcccaacttcacaCTTACTGTTGTGAAAGAAGGGTATTAGAAGAAtgtttgaacaaaaaatgaaagtaattgaaatatcctttttgaaaaaaaaaagatcaaaggaaaaagtcacatttttgtggtttgatcttttcctttgagtaattataatgaattatataaaatctgaaagagaatttaatacgCATTCCAAATATCTACACAGAAAGATTTTGTGACAATCACTGaaaaagttatggccattttattaaaccagtgTAGTATTTTCCATGCTTTTTACCACTACTACTGTTGCTTGCAACATGCATTTTTTCTTCTGCTGCTATTACAGTGCTTGAAGCTCATTGCTGCTGTgtctgttgttgctgctgctgctccaTCTTGCATGGCTTGTGGCAGCTGTATCTTTCAGTTTGCTGCTGCAACTTGCAGCTTGCTGCGTCACCTGCTTGTTACTACCATTGCTGCTGCTCACAGCAGGCTTCTACTGCAAGCAGTAGAGTAGTGCTGTGGCTGCTGTTTTCTTGAAGCCTGCTGCAAAAACTACTtgtgcatagatccctactatGTCTTGTGTAAGGCTTGCTGCTGTGGCTTACAGCTGACTAGTGCTGCTGACAGAATCTGGGTGATGTTACTAACATCTGGCTGCAGTTGGCTGCAACCACTACTAGTATTATTGCATACAGTTTGCTGCATTTCACTGCTGCTGATGTACACTGCTGCTACTGGTTACTACTTGCAGATTGTTGCTGCTACTGCAGCTGTTGTAGCTACAGCTGTCATTGTTTCGTTTAGCTTCCTAGATCCTTCTGCTATTTGCAGGTTGCTGCTACTGCTTGTAGACGGCTGTTCCTCATAACTAGCTACTACTTTTGCAGTATATAGTAGCTGCTGCTTGCCTTTTGCTTTTACAGATTGTGCATAGTTAGCTACTGATTGTAGTTGCTAATTGGTTATTGTTTGCATCTGGCTGCTGCTCCTTGGAACTGTAGCTACTGTTACTTCTACAGTCGACTATATATGTCCCCTACATCTTGCTACTGCAGTTTGTTGCTTCAACAGTATGCTGCAGTTCTCTTCTGTACCTGCAGCTCAGTGATAAAGTTACTTAAAGCCCTGCTTGTTGCTGATGAGGCTTGCTTCTCTTGCTGCAATCCCTTTATTATTGCTGCTGGCCTTCTGCATATCTAATATAGTTGTACAGTAGCTGCTGTTAATAATTTTCATTACTACTTGCTTCTTCTAATTTATTTTGCTTCGAATAATCTGTTTTTGCTTGAATGTTCAGTGCATACTGCAGTGAGCACTAGTTCAACAATTCTTGAACTTAATATACATTGAGCTTCATTAAATTTTTCCCTGCAATGCTAAATCTTCATAATCATTAATGTCCATTATTTGTCTGCATAAAACCTTGGTGTGAAGAAGACACTGTTATAGAATATGTGTGAAATGAAAATTGAAGTGTGAGGGACCTAATATTACATTGGACGTCAGAGGAGACTTAGAATCACTGTTatagaatctaatccaaaacagctaagctgtaaaaaagagtgtggtcttcaaaaaggctatggtgaaaaagatgtgaaatccaaggtggcggccaagtaatggctgtgatggtaggttaatggtaaaaattttaataacgacaattcaggtgaattttgtgccaagaccaagcagcaccaaaattcacctgaattgtcattattaaaatttttaccattaacctaccatcacagccatttcttggctgctaccttggatttcacatc
This region includes:
- the LOC136246630 gene encoding NLR family CARD domain-containing protein 3-like; translation: MTERVAEELSLAIESNKSLQVLRIGGNDLRSDGIIRIANSISRLSKLRILAIDDNKITEEAADVIAVAISCNIQLKVLNLNDNLLKKGIAIIANALHTNSIPLETLAVRSNQIPEEAANALAAAVRSNSLLELLNLYSNNLCDNGMITIAQSLASLSSLKRLYVGDNKITDKAADSIASVILSNNKLETLYLNENFLGIGAIAIANSLKQISSLKILNLNSNQISESAAEDLAGALLSNKSLQLVALSDNHLTTKGIETISLVLSNLLELYIQYQ
- the LOC136264138 gene encoding protein NLRC5-like, whose protein sequence is MTADVANEFASVITSNSFLEDLRLKSNNLTTRGIITIAKSLSSISTLKVLNIRDNQVTEEAADALSLAISNNTEIEHLWLSNNNLQAGVLKVVNALEALPKLKALDIDNNHIPEGMYDVLATFLQRSNIIRTLQTLYLDSGDLRLSGVKIAESLLHLTGLRILDLSGVNMTGEMADKLAVAIPNMNLLQQLWLNNNNLGTDKVITISQSLSKLTTIIQLSLTRNQITEEAADAIVSAICTNDRLEKLYLSDNDLRAGVLTIVNSLKNVLTLKVLYLDNNSIPDSVFVELAKDLANMHLEILDLSFNCLQLSGKFVLQALSNVHTLTYLNLNNCFMTSECVNDLSAAVMNNIALNSLYLRTNQLTTNGVISICQSLNCLYTLKNLNISSKRVDAGAAEAIATMVMSNKNINLLNLSGCKLHSKTDKIFRVLQTVSSVTTLHLCYMDMTDDVVTDLVIAIGNNPLLRELTLCGNLVSNSLIKITQACKKSLKYFSALDLQWNCVDPSAITELAQVIGTINTLEVLFMGGLTLNSDEKYIDNSVLHLEKINCDFNTLNITSVVKYQIQEILHYELQRHKISSNIKSNYDSNYSSFNYTDVVVVSELFDLCLTNESDVLASFQKPKQKLLQIDAATIVYLLPIISNLRVVDLEKSNIDEVAAFELAALLGCNSVLEQLWLGSNQLSTAGAIFILNSLVNLSTLKALDLSFNNIGCQSADSVAAVIQCNPMLQYLGLDGNDLMDTGVTIICNALKCITKLRVLSFSSNGITDDAAEAITIVISSNNCLEDLSLGNNKLNCEGICKIVHSLKNLCRLRKLDLYHNKGTPQVGYELAITLSNCYTLQELYLSDNKFESEGAMKIFESLKHKSKLQVLTLSNNNITDEAIDELCLVLAQNPRLQVLLLGGNKLQIDGVVKIAQVVKRVNSIMRLLALCENNVSEQGKEEIKMTFTENTLIHVYT